A genomic segment from Candidatus Hydrogenedentota bacterium encodes:
- a CDS encoding UDP-glucose/GDP-mannose dehydrogenase family protein, whose protein sequence is MKITVVGTGHQGLVTGTCLAETGHQVVCMDRDADRVARLRAGDVPIHEPGLEELLVRNIEEERLSFTTDLRQAVADCLMIFLCVGTPVREDGEADISNVLVAAREVGEAMSGYKILVNKTASPPGTAEELERLLRETSGQPCDVVANPDFMKEGTAIDDFLRPDRVIVGCEDVRVREIMRELYSPFVRTGKPVLMMGRRSAEMAKYATNLMLAARISLMNQVADICEAWDCDIAEVREAVGSDGRIGPTFLFAGIGYGGAGLPRDVAACMRLAREKGVPHELVAAVKEVNDRRRTQFVERIRAHFGGELAGKTFAVWGASFKPRTDDLRGAPALTVMDALLDGGAAVRVYDPVAGDKVHARYGGRVKVVPKYYAALEGADALVITAEWNEFRRPDYARMAALMRSPVIFDGRNLYTPSVMRENGFEYYSIGRPKA, encoded by the coding sequence ATGAAAATCACCGTTGTCGGCACGGGCCACCAGGGCCTTGTCACGGGCACCTGCCTGGCTGAGACCGGGCACCAGGTCGTCTGCATGGACCGGGACGCGGACCGTGTCGCGCGCCTGCGCGCGGGGGACGTGCCCATCCACGAGCCGGGCCTGGAGGAGCTCCTGGTCCGCAACATTGAGGAGGAGCGGCTGTCCTTCACGACGGACCTGCGCCAGGCCGTGGCGGACTGCCTCATGATCTTCCTGTGCGTCGGCACGCCGGTGCGCGAGGACGGCGAGGCGGACATCTCGAACGTGCTGGTGGCGGCGCGCGAGGTCGGGGAGGCCATGTCGGGGTACAAGATCCTCGTGAACAAGACCGCGAGCCCCCCCGGCACGGCGGAGGAGCTGGAGCGGCTGCTGCGGGAGACCAGCGGGCAGCCCTGCGACGTGGTGGCGAACCCCGACTTCATGAAGGAGGGCACCGCCATTGACGACTTCCTGCGCCCCGACCGCGTCATCGTCGGCTGCGAGGACGTCCGGGTCCGCGAGATCATGCGCGAACTGTACAGCCCCTTCGTGCGCACGGGCAAGCCGGTGCTCATGATGGGCCGCCGAAGCGCGGAGATGGCGAAGTACGCCACCAACCTCATGCTTGCCGCCCGCATCTCCCTCATGAACCAGGTGGCCGACATCTGCGAGGCCTGGGACTGCGACATCGCCGAGGTTCGCGAGGCTGTCGGGTCCGACGGCCGCATCGGGCCGACCTTCCTCTTCGCGGGCATCGGCTACGGCGGCGCGGGGCTCCCCCGCGACGTGGCCGCGTGCATGCGCCTCGCCCGCGAGAAGGGCGTGCCCCACGAGCTGGTCGCCGCCGTGAAGGAGGTCAACGACCGCCGCCGCACCCAGTTTGTCGAGCGCATCCGCGCGCACTTCGGCGGCGAGCTTGCCGGGAAAACCTTCGCCGTCTGGGGCGCGAGCTTCAAGCCCCGCACAGACGACCTGCGCGGCGCGCCCGCCCTCACGGTCATGGACGCGCTGCTGGACGGCGGCGCGGCGGTCCGCGTGTACGACCCCGTGGCGGGGGACAAGGTCCACGCCCGCTACGGCGGCCGCGTGAAGGTGGTGCCCAAGTACTACGCCGCCCTCGAGGGGGCCGACGCCCTCGTGATCACGGCGGAGTGGAACGAGTTCCGCCGCCCGGACTACGCCCGCATGGCGGCGCTCATGCGCTCCCCCGTCATCTTCGACGGGCGCAACCTCTACACGCCGTCCGTCATGCGCGAGAACGGCTTCGAGTATTACAGCATCGGCCGGCCCAAGGCCTGA